The DNA sequence CCACGGATACCCGCAAACTGTGGCTGATGGCGGCGGCCACTTTCTAATCGGTCGATTCGTCAGGCGTTATCTACCGGGCCCAGTTCCTCATCAATCAGCCCGATCACGGTGCCCACACCGTTTTCGCGCAACCGCTCCAGGAGCTGGGCCAGGTCGTCAACCCGCTGCGGGTCAAGCAACCCCGCCTCGTCGGGCGCCAGGCGACCTTTTTCGATCATCCGCTGTACGAAGGCTTCGCTGGCATTCAACCGCTCGGCGGCGGCTTCTTTCGTCATACCTTGTGTCACATTCACCTCATTGGTCGTTTTTCACCGGAGCACGGTCGATGAACCCCGGTTAAAGCTGTGTCATAATGCCGTTTTTTAGCGCCAAAGTCGCCCTGCATCGCTGGCGTTACCCACTCAACCCAGACCGACCCGAGAAGAGCAGCTTCATGAGCAGCAAAGGCATTCTCTACACCGTTTCCGCCCCCTCCGGTGCGGGCAAAACCAGCCTGGTCAACGCCCTGGTGAAATCCAGCCCGGAAGTCTGTGTCTCGGTGTCTCACACCACCCGCCCCATGCGCCCCGGCGAGCAGGACGGCGTAAACTACCACTTTGTGGACCACGCCCGCTTTGAGGCCATGCTCGCCGAGAATGCTTTCCTGGAGCACGCTAAGGTGTTCAGCAACCTCTACGGCACCTCCCGTCACTGGGTGGAAGATACCCTCAACCAAGGGCTGGACGTCATCCTGGAAATCGACTGGCAGGGCGCCCGGCAGGTTCGCGAGCAGCTTCAGGATACCGTCAGCCTGTTCATTCTGCCCCCGTCGCTGGCGGCCCTGCGCCAGCGTCTGACCGGGCGCGGTCAGGATCAGCCGGAGGTCATTGAGGCCCGTATGAACGAGGCCATCAACGAAATTTCCCACTACCGGGATGCGGACTATCTGATCATCAACGATGACTTCACCACCGCACTGGCGCAGTTCCAGGCCCTGATCACCAGCCAGCACCTTAGACGCGACCGGCAGGAACAGGTTCACAAAGCCATGCTGGACGAGCTATTGGGCTGACGCACGGCGAGCAAATTGTGTACAATATCCGGTCCGATTCCCGAATTTCCCGGCGCCGGCACCCGGACCCCTTGAAGGTCCAGGATACCGACGCCATTTCAATACTGTGAGTACGAGACACTATGGCACGTATTACCGTTGAAGATTGCTTGGATCACGTCGACAACCGTTTCGAAC is a window from the Marinimicrobium koreense genome containing:
- the gmk gene encoding guanylate kinase, whose amino-acid sequence is MSSKGILYTVSAPSGAGKTSLVNALVKSSPEVCVSVSHTTRPMRPGEQDGVNYHFVDHARFEAMLAENAFLEHAKVFSNLYGTSRHWVEDTLNQGLDVILEIDWQGARQVREQLQDTVSLFILPPSLAALRQRLTGRGQDQPEVIEARMNEAINEISHYRDADYLIINDDFTTALAQFQALITSQHLRRDRQEQVHKAMLDELLG